Proteins from a genomic interval of Channa argus isolate prfri chromosome 11, Channa argus male v1.0, whole genome shotgun sequence:
- the srp19 gene encoding signal recognition particle 19 kDa protein yields the protein MAHLTTNPADKERFICVYPVYINSKKTLAEGRRIPAEKAVENPSCAEIRDVLTAAGVNVYVENKMHPREWNRDVQFRGRVRVQLKLEDGSLCQEKFTSRKDVMFYVAEMIPKLKTRTQKSGGGDANSQQGEGGKKSKKKKK from the exons ATGGCTCATTTAACGACAAACCCCGCTGACAAGGAGAG ATTCATCTGTGTTTACCCAGTTTACATCAACAGTAAAAAGACGCTGGCAGAAGGACGAAGGATCCCCGCAGAGAAG GCTGTGGAGAATCCATCCTGTGCTGAGATCAGAGACGTGCTGACGGCTGCTGGGGTGAACGTCTACGTGGAG AACAAAATGCACCCAAGGGAGTGGAACCGGGACGTCCAGTTCAGAGGTCGTGTCAGAGTTCAGCTAAAGCTTGAAGATGGCAGCCTCTGTCAGGAGAAGTTTACATCTC GTAAAGACGTGATGTTTTACGTAGCAGAGATGATCCCTAAACTAAAAACTCGGACCCAAAAGAGTGGAGGAGGAGACGCCAACTCTCAgcagggggagggagggaagaagagcaagaagaagaagaaatag